From Vallitalea longa, one genomic window encodes:
- the rplL gene encoding 50S ribosomal protein L7/L12 → MAKLTTAEIIDAIKELSVLELNDLVTACEEEFGVSAAAGVVMAAPGAAGAAAEEKTDFDVELTAAGSQKIKVIKAVREITGLGLKEAKSLVEGAPTNVKEGVAKDQAEEMKAKLEEVGASVTLK, encoded by the coding sequence ATGGCAAAATTAACTACAGCAGAAATAATTGATGCTATTAAAGAATTATCAGTTTTAGAATTAAACGATTTAGTAACAGCGTGTGAAGAAGAATTTGGTGTATCTGCAGCAGCAGGTGTCGTAATGGCAGCTCCTGGAGCAGCAGGCGCAGCAGCAGAAGAAAAAACTGATTTTGATGTTGAATTAACAGCAGCAGGATCACAAAAAATCAAAGTAATCAAAGCAGTAAGAGAGATTACTGGTTTAGGATTAAAAGAAGCAAAATCATTAGTTGAAGGTGCTCCAACAAATGTTAAAGAAGGCGTAGCTAAAGATCAAGCTGAAGAAATGAAAGCTAAATTAGAAGAAGTTGGCGCATCTGTAACATTAAAATAA